One genomic segment of Gemmatimonadetes bacterium SCN 70-22 includes these proteins:
- a CDS encoding glycosyl transferase: MTKLIIQIPCFNEAATLPPTLRDLPRSIPGIDVIEYLVVDDGSRDDTAAVARAHGVHHVVQFERNRGLAAAFRAGLEESLRQGADIIVNTDADNQYQAADIATLVRPIVEGRAELVVGDRGVGALPHFSYLKRRLQVLGSWVIGRAAELRTPDATSGFRALSREAALKTVVLSDYSYTLESLIHAGSRKAAVESVRIGINPQTRPSRLMKSIPHYIRKSGVTIVRAYAMYRPLRVFSALGTLFILAGCIPGIRFLWFYFTGERVGHVQSLILAAILIIVGFQILLIGLLADLIANNRKMLEETLYRVRKLELGGERRER; the protein is encoded by the coding sequence ATGACGAAGCTCATCATCCAGATTCCCTGCTTCAACGAAGCCGCGACGCTCCCGCCGACGCTGCGGGACCTGCCACGGTCCATTCCGGGAATCGACGTGATCGAGTACCTGGTCGTCGACGACGGGAGCCGCGACGACACCGCGGCCGTGGCGCGGGCGCACGGCGTGCACCACGTGGTGCAGTTCGAGCGCAACCGCGGGTTGGCGGCCGCGTTCCGCGCCGGCCTCGAGGAGTCGTTGCGGCAGGGGGCGGACATCATCGTCAACACCGACGCCGACAATCAGTACCAGGCCGCCGACATCGCCACGCTGGTGAGGCCGATCGTCGAGGGGCGCGCGGAGCTGGTGGTGGGCGACCGCGGCGTGGGTGCGCTCCCCCACTTCTCGTACCTCAAGCGTCGCTTGCAGGTGTTGGGGAGCTGGGTGATCGGGCGCGCGGCCGAGCTGCGCACCCCCGATGCCACGAGCGGCTTCCGTGCCCTGTCGCGCGAGGCGGCGCTCAAGACCGTCGTGCTCAGTGACTACTCCTACACGCTGGAGTCGCTGATCCACGCCGGCTCGCGCAAGGCGGCGGTGGAGTCGGTGCGCATCGGGATCAACCCGCAGACCCGCCCGTCGCGCCTGATGAAGTCGATTCCGCACTACATCCGGAAGTCGGGGGTGACGATCGTGCGCGCCTACGCCATGTACCGGCCGCTGCGCGTCTTCAGCGCGCTCGGCACGCTCTTCATCCTTGCCGGGTGCATCCCGGGGATCCGTTTCCTCTGGTTCTACTTCACCGGGGAACGCGTCGGGCACGTCCAATCGCTGATCCTGGCGGCCATCCTCATCATCGTCGGGTTCCAGATCCTCCTGATCGGGCTCCTGGCGGACCTCATCGCGAACAACCGCAAGATGCTCGAGGAGACGCTTTACCGCGTGCGCAAGCTCGAGCTCGGGGGAGAGCGCCGGGAGCGATGA
- a CDS encoding glucose-1-phosphate cytidylyltransferase — translation MHVVILAGGRGTRLAEETAARPKPMVEIGGRPILWHLMRFYAAHGHKDFVVACGYKGEMIKQYFRDIATHESDFFVDLRDGSVETVNASRLDWKVGLFDTGVNAMTGGRLKRLEPLLRDDTFMCTYGDGLSDVDIGALVRFHRAHGRLATVTAVRPPARFGGLALDGDAVQAFTEKPQAEGGWINGGFFVFEPGVLSYLADDSTILEREPLERLAADGQLMAFRHDGFFQPMDTVRERDLLESLWAGGHAPWKIWP, via the coding sequence ATGCACGTCGTGATCCTGGCCGGCGGGCGCGGCACGCGCCTGGCCGAGGAGACCGCCGCACGCCCCAAGCCGATGGTCGAGATCGGCGGGCGCCCGATCCTCTGGCACCTCATGCGCTTCTACGCCGCACACGGGCACAAGGACTTCGTGGTGGCGTGCGGCTACAAGGGCGAGATGATCAAGCAGTACTTCCGCGACATCGCGACGCACGAGAGCGACTTCTTCGTCGACCTGCGCGACGGCTCGGTCGAGACGGTGAACGCCTCGCGCCTGGACTGGAAGGTGGGGCTGTTCGACACCGGGGTGAACGCGATGACGGGGGGGCGCCTCAAGCGCCTCGAGCCGCTGTTGCGCGACGACACCTTCATGTGCACGTACGGCGACGGCCTCTCGGACGTGGACATCGGGGCGCTCGTGCGCTTCCACCGCGCCCACGGGCGGCTGGCCACGGTGACCGCCGTGCGCCCCCCCGCCCGCTTCGGCGGGCTCGCCCTGGACGGCGACGCGGTGCAGGCCTTCACCGAGAAGCCGCAGGCCGAGGGCGGGTGGATCAACGGCGGCTTCTTCGTCTTCGAACCGGGGGTGCTCTCGTACCTGGCGGACGACAGCACGATCCTCGAGCGCGAGCCGCTGGAGCGGCTTGCGGCTGACGGACAGCTCATGGCCTTCCGCCATGATGGCTTCTTTCAACCCATGGACACGGTGCGCGAGCGCGACCTGCTGGAATCGCTCTGGGCGGGCGGGCACGCACCATGGAAGATCTGGCCGTGA
- a CDS encoding amine oxidase: MRIIVLGAGPTGIGAAWRLAEHGHPDWLLIDAADRPGGLSMSVVDDAGFTWDLGGHVLFSHYRYFDRLMDHALGDAWCEHEREAWVWMRERWIPYPFQNNVWRLPDDDLVRCLEGLVDAHRAPATAPPTDFAEWLQRAFGRGLCDVFMLPYNFKVWAYEPHTMGTTWMGERVATVDLARVLRNLVLRRDDVSWGPNATFRFPRRGGTGAIWESLVRQLPPERLALGRAVVAIDTAGQRLHFRDGSTERYDALISSAPLADTLRMATDLPALRPLADRFVHSSSHIIGVGLEGTPPDALRTKCWMYFPEGDTPFYRVTVFSNYSENNVAHPGRQWSLMAEVSESPAKPVDAARVVADVVAGFRRVGFIDDAARIVTRWHRRLAYGYPTPWLGRDAVLDEVQPVLEARGILSRGRFGAWKYEVSNQDHSAMQGVETVDRLLLGTPESTVTGQMNAEPPAVAPALRR; encoded by the coding sequence ATGCGCATCATCGTCCTGGGAGCCGGCCCCACCGGCATCGGCGCCGCCTGGCGCCTGGCCGAGCACGGACACCCCGATTGGCTCCTGATCGATGCCGCCGACCGCCCGGGCGGGCTGTCGATGTCGGTGGTGGACGATGCCGGGTTCACCTGGGACCTGGGCGGCCACGTCCTCTTCTCGCACTACCGGTACTTCGACCGGCTCATGGATCACGCGTTGGGCGACGCGTGGTGCGAGCACGAGCGCGAGGCGTGGGTCTGGATGCGCGAGCGCTGGATCCCGTACCCGTTCCAGAACAACGTCTGGCGCCTCCCCGACGACGACCTCGTACGCTGCCTCGAAGGGCTGGTCGACGCCCACCGGGCCCCGGCCACGGCGCCCCCCACCGACTTCGCCGAGTGGCTGCAACGCGCGTTCGGGCGCGGGCTGTGCGACGTCTTCATGCTCCCCTACAACTTCAAGGTCTGGGCGTACGAGCCCCACACCATGGGGACGACGTGGATGGGGGAGCGGGTGGCCACCGTCGACCTTGCGCGCGTGCTGCGCAACCTCGTGCTCCGACGCGATGACGTCAGCTGGGGACCCAATGCCACGTTCCGCTTCCCGCGGCGCGGAGGGACCGGCGCCATCTGGGAATCGCTCGTCCGCCAGCTCCCCCCGGAGCGACTCGCCCTGGGGCGCGCCGTCGTGGCGATCGACACCGCGGGACAGCGGCTGCACTTCCGCGACGGCTCCACGGAACGGTACGACGCGCTCATCAGCTCGGCGCCGCTGGCCGACACGCTGCGCATGGCCACCGACCTCCCCGCGCTGCGCCCGCTCGCCGACCGCTTCGTCCATTCCTCGAGCCACATCATCGGCGTCGGACTCGAGGGTACCCCGCCGGACGCGCTGCGCACCAAGTGCTGGATGTACTTCCCCGAGGGCGACACCCCGTTCTACCGGGTCACGGTCTTCTCCAACTACTCGGAGAACAACGTCGCCCATCCCGGCCGGCAGTGGTCGCTCATGGCCGAGGTGAGCGAGTCCCCGGCCAAGCCGGTCGATGCCGCACGCGTCGTCGCCGACGTCGTGGCCGGCTTCCGGCGCGTTGGCTTCATCGACGACGCGGCTCGCATCGTCACCCGCTGGCATCGTCGCCTCGCGTACGGGTACCCCACGCCGTGGCTCGGGCGCGATGCGGTGCTCGACGAGGTGCAGCCGGTGCTGGAGGCGCGCGGGATCCTGAGCCGCGGACGCTTCGGCGCATGGAAGTACGAGGTCTCCAACCAGGATCACTCGGCGATGCAGGGGGTGGAGACGGTCGACCGGCTCCTCCTTGGCACGCCGGAGTCGACCGTGACCGGGCAGATGAACGCCGAGCCGCCGGCGGTGGCGCCGGCGCTGCGTCGTTAG
- a CDS encoding asparagine synthase (glutamine-hydrolyzing): MCGIAGIVSHDLGAAPDSEMLGAMLDAIAHRGPDGEGMHLDGPAALGHKRLAIIDLETGRQPMSNEDGSIWITFNGEIYNYVELRRELARHHQFRTHSDTEVILHLYEELGERCLERLNGMFAFAIWDSRRQRLFAARDRIGIKPFYWAMTDRALLFASEPKALLATGMVSAEPDSVGLEEYLTFQFCLGERTLFRDIRKLEPGHYLTFRPGRDRAPADVCYWDYNYELDFHHTEDYYREQLVAVLNDAIRLQLRSDVPVGAHCSGGIDSSTVVSLAARHYPHTFKTFTGAFREGPQYDETRYARAVAENVNAHYHEVWPSAREFADTLPWLIYMMDEPAAGPGLFPQYAVSKLARDHVKVVLGGQGGDELFGGYARYLVAYLEQALKGAIYGTGSDPRYVVTWDSIEPSLGMLKQYRPMLQGFFKDGLFEEMDRRYFRLVSRIEDAESLISGDVWGPTAHDRMFQSYAQIFNNPSTKSYFNKMTNFDLKTLLPALLQVEDRTSMSVSLESRVPLLDHRIAELVTRMPPAMRFKGGDSKRIFREAVQPFIPDVVFSRRDKMGFPVPLTEWLHGPIREFVGDVLLSDRARQRGVYRIGGVERLLAGEAAFGRQLWGLLSLELWFRAFVDGEQLPRRRLGSAAAVVS; encoded by the coding sequence ATGTGTGGCATAGCCGGGATCGTTTCGCATGACCTCGGAGCTGCGCCCGACTCCGAAATGCTCGGAGCGATGCTCGACGCCATCGCCCACCGCGGTCCGGACGGCGAGGGAATGCACCTCGACGGGCCGGCGGCACTGGGGCACAAGCGGCTCGCCATCATCGACCTCGAGACAGGGCGGCAGCCCATGTCCAACGAGGACGGCTCCATCTGGATCACCTTCAACGGCGAGATCTACAACTACGTGGAGCTGCGCCGCGAACTGGCGCGGCACCATCAGTTCCGCACGCATAGCGACACGGAGGTCATCCTCCACCTGTACGAGGAGCTGGGCGAGCGCTGCCTGGAGCGGCTGAACGGGATGTTCGCGTTCGCTATCTGGGACAGCCGCCGCCAGCGGCTGTTCGCGGCGCGCGACCGCATCGGGATCAAGCCGTTCTACTGGGCCATGACCGACCGGGCCCTCCTCTTCGCCAGCGAGCCCAAGGCGCTCCTGGCCACCGGCATGGTGAGCGCCGAGCCCGACAGCGTCGGACTCGAGGAGTACCTGACCTTCCAGTTCTGCCTGGGCGAGCGCACGCTCTTCCGCGACATCCGCAAGCTGGAACCGGGGCACTACCTCACGTTCCGTCCCGGACGCGATCGCGCACCTGCCGATGTCTGCTATTGGGACTACAACTACGAGCTCGACTTCCACCATACCGAGGACTACTACCGCGAGCAGCTGGTCGCCGTCCTGAACGATGCCATCCGCTTGCAGCTTCGCAGCGACGTCCCGGTGGGAGCCCACTGCTCCGGCGGCATCGACTCGTCCACCGTCGTCTCGCTGGCCGCCCGTCACTATCCGCACACCTTCAAGACGTTCACCGGAGCCTTCCGCGAGGGACCGCAGTACGACGAGACGCGCTATGCGCGGGCAGTGGCCGAGAACGTGAACGCCCACTACCACGAGGTGTGGCCCTCGGCACGGGAGTTCGCCGACACCCTCCCGTGGCTCATCTACATGATGGACGAGCCAGCGGCGGGCCCTGGCCTCTTCCCGCAGTACGCCGTCTCGAAGCTCGCGCGCGACCATGTGAAGGTCGTGCTCGGTGGCCAGGGAGGCGACGAGCTGTTCGGCGGCTATGCGCGCTACCTCGTCGCATACCTCGAGCAGGCGCTCAAGGGCGCGATCTACGGGACCGGGAGCGACCCGCGCTACGTGGTCACCTGGGACTCCATCGAGCCGTCACTGGGGATGCTGAAGCAGTACCGGCCGATGCTCCAGGGCTTCTTCAAGGACGGGTTGTTCGAGGAGATGGATCGGCGCTACTTCCGCCTCGTCTCGCGCATCGAGGATGCCGAGTCGCTCATCAGCGGCGACGTCTGGGGACCCACCGCGCACGATCGGATGTTCCAGTCGTACGCCCAGATCTTCAACAACCCCTCGACCAAGTCGTACTTCAACAAGATGACGAACTTCGACCTCAAGACGCTCCTGCCGGCGTTGCTCCAGGTCGAGGATCGCACCAGCATGTCGGTCTCGCTCGAGTCGCGCGTCCCGCTGCTGGATCACCGCATCGCCGAGTTGGTCACGCGCATGCCGCCCGCCATGCGCTTCAAGGGAGGCGATTCCAAGCGCATCTTCCGCGAGGCCGTCCAGCCCTTCATCCCCGACGTCGTCTTCTCGCGCCGCGACAAGATGGGCTTCCCGGTCCCGCTCACCGAGTGGCTCCACGGTCCCATTCGTGAATTCGTGGGCGACGTGCTGCTCAGCGACCGTGCGCGCCAGCGGGGCGTGTATCGCATAGGGGGGGTGGAACGGCTGCTCGCAGGAGAGGCCGCGTTCGGGCGGCAGTTGTGGGGGCTCCTGTCGCTCGAGCTCTGGTTCCGGGCCTTCGTGGATGGCGAGCAGCTCCCGCGCCGGCGCCTGGGGAGCGCCGCAGCCGTCGTCTCGTGA
- a CDS encoding sugar dehydratase yields the protein MEDLAVTFWRHRRVFVTGATGLLGSHLVAELLRREAEVVCLVRDWVPDSEAVSAGTLSRCRLVRGELEDYMTALRALNEYEIDTVFHLGAQTIVGTASRSPLSTFESNIKGTWVLLEAARQLGKRIERVIVASSDKAYGAHDILPYTEDAPLVGRFPYDVSKSCADLIALSYFHSYRLPVAVTRCGNLYGGGDLNFNRLVPGTIRSALLDGSPVIRSDGSFVRDYFFVRDAVEAYLALAERLPEERFVGEAFNFGTETPLSVIEMAQAILTAMGKGDVPLTILNQATNEIPRQYLDCAKARQRMHWAPRWTLEASLVETVQWYGDWMARQRDRAAGRGHVPEGNA from the coding sequence ATGGAAGATCTGGCCGTGACCTTCTGGCGACATCGCCGCGTCTTCGTGACCGGCGCCACCGGCTTGCTGGGCTCCCACCTGGTGGCCGAGCTGCTGCGACGCGAGGCCGAGGTCGTGTGCCTCGTCCGCGACTGGGTTCCCGACAGCGAGGCGGTGAGCGCGGGGACGCTCTCGCGCTGCCGGCTGGTGCGGGGGGAGCTCGAGGACTACATGACGGCGCTGCGCGCGCTCAACGAGTACGAGATCGACACGGTCTTCCACCTCGGCGCGCAGACCATCGTCGGGACCGCCTCGCGCTCGCCGCTCTCCACCTTCGAGTCGAACATCAAGGGGACATGGGTCCTCCTCGAGGCGGCGCGGCAGCTCGGGAAGCGCATCGAGCGCGTGATCGTGGCGTCGAGCGACAAGGCGTACGGCGCGCACGACATCCTCCCCTACACCGAGGATGCGCCCCTGGTGGGTCGCTTCCCGTACGACGTCTCCAAGTCGTGCGCGGACCTCATCGCGCTCTCGTACTTCCACTCGTATCGCCTGCCGGTGGCCGTCACCCGCTGCGGGAACCTGTACGGCGGCGGCGACCTGAACTTCAACCGCCTCGTCCCGGGGACGATCCGGTCGGCGCTGCTCGACGGGTCGCCCGTGATCCGGAGCGACGGCTCGTTCGTGCGCGACTACTTCTTCGTGCGCGACGCGGTGGAGGCATATCTCGCCCTGGCCGAGCGCCTCCCGGAGGAGCGGTTCGTGGGCGAGGCCTTCAACTTCGGCACCGAGACGCCGCTCTCGGTGATCGAGATGGCGCAGGCGATCCTCACGGCCATGGGGAAGGGTGACGTGCCCCTGACGATCCTCAACCAGGCCACGAACGAGATCCCCCGGCAGTATCTCGACTGCGCCAAGGCGCGCCAGCGCATGCACTGGGCGCCGCGCTGGACGCTCGAGGCATCGCTCGTCGAGACGGTGCAGTGGTATGGCGACTGGATGGCGCGGCAGCGCGATCGCGCCGCAGGGCGCGGACACGTGCCGGAGGGGAACGCGTGA